One part of the Nematostella vectensis chromosome 8, jaNemVect1.1, whole genome shotgun sequence genome encodes these proteins:
- the LOC125570089 gene encoding uncharacterized protein LOC125570089 isoform X2, translated as MAKSEQQEIDLKAMKTCQLRAGRNGLLAIVIGGAVAFVGLRLAPGGLVKTMHVPVISLGCAALSGWIVSVATTKHCNLEKKSVSPSIPEGISVNTTIADTPNLSVRSKFGDEGFFQEEKR; from the exons ATGGCGAAATCGGAACAACAAGAGATC GATTTAAAAGCAATGAAGACTTGTCAACTCCGAGCAGGACGGAATGGCCTTTTAGCGATAGTAATTG GTGGTGCTGTTGCTTTTGTCGGCCTAAGGCTTGCTCCTGGAGGACTTGTCAAAACGATGCATGTTCCAGTAATCTCTTTAG GATGTGCAGCATTGAGCGGATGGATTGTCTCTGTGGCTACAACCAAACACTGTAACTTGGAGAAAAAATCAGTTTCCCCCTCCATCCCTGAAG GAATTTCAGTCAATACCACAATTGCAGATACACCCAATCTGTCAGTTAGATCTAAGTTTGGAGATGAAGGTTTCTTCCAGGAGGAAAAgagatga
- the LOC125570089 gene encoding uncharacterized protein LOC125570089 isoform X3 yields the protein MKTCQLRAGRNGLLAIVIGGAVAFVGLRLAPGGLVKTMHVPVISLGCAALSGWIVSVATTKHCNLEKKSVSPSIPEGISVNTTIADTPNLSVRSKFGDEGFFQEEKR from the exons ATGAAGACTTGTCAACTCCGAGCAGGACGGAATGGCCTTTTAGCGATAGTAATTG GTGGTGCTGTTGCTTTTGTCGGCCTAAGGCTTGCTCCTGGAGGACTTGTCAAAACGATGCATGTTCCAGTAATCTCTTTAG GATGTGCAGCATTGAGCGGATGGATTGTCTCTGTGGCTACAACCAAACACTGTAACTTGGAGAAAAAATCAGTTTCCCCCTCCATCCCTGAAG GAATTTCAGTCAATACCACAATTGCAGATACACCCAATCTGTCAGTTAGATCTAAGTTTGGAGATGAAGGTTTCTTCCAGGAGGAAAAgagatga
- the LOC116620296 gene encoding MAM and LDL-receptor class A domain-containing protein 1, whose amino-acid sequence MGLKWIFVLLGALALFYVTCAEEDTEIEAPENEELEAPARVRRQSACADKLSYCQNWPQSYCDQYKAYMDANCPKKCRVCSSPTVPPACADKSQHCAGWKASGYCKGHYEDYMKNNCFKTCGYCGGGGGSGSGSCSGNESNKLKACNFDVDTCDWYQVPFDDNGDFELKSGSGANGGSGGFLSASERGTYQLVLPLELVLPHTPNDKGKDMCLRFHYKGNDGKLKVYEVPNSKASNTEKMSIDVSGGAWKCGRVTVNVGLGNQLMIEASVSQSAIELDDVSFADGRC is encoded by the exons ATGGGGCTAAAGTGGATATTCGTACTGCTCGGAGCCTTGGCTCTCTTTTATGTCACATGTGCTGAGGAGGACACTGAAATTGAAG ctCCAGAAAATGAAGAACTCGAGGCTCCCGCACGTGTCAGAAGGCAAA GTGCATGTGCTGACAAGCTGAGTTACTGCCAAAACTGGCCCCAAAGCTACTGCGACCAGTACAAAGCCTACATGGACGCAAACTGTCCCAAAAAATGCCGCGTATGCT CAAGTCCCACCGTGCCACCAG CTTGTGCGGATAAAAGTCAGCACTGTGCAGGCTGGAAAGCAAGTGGATATTGCAAAGGACACTACGAAGATTACATGAAGAATAATTGCTTCAAGACCTGTGGGTACTGCGGGGGTGGCGGAGGAAGCGGAAGCGGAAGCTGCTCAG gAAATGAGAGTAACAAACTTAAAGCTTGCAATTTCGACGTGGATACGTGCGACTGGTACCAGGTTCCCTTTGATGACAACGGTGACTTTGAGCTGAAGTCAGGGTCTGGCGCAAATGGCGGAAGCG GTGGCTTCCTGTCTGCGAGTGAACGTGGTACTTACCAGCTGGTACTACCCCTTGAGCTGGTTCTACCACACACTCCAAATGATAAAGGCAAAGACATGTGTCTTCGCTTTCACTACAAAGGCAATGA CGGTAAACTAAAAGTATATGAGGTCCCCAACTCAAAGGCCTCTAATACAGAGAAGATGAGCATAGACGTTTCAGGAGGAGCGTGGAAGTGTGGACGCGTTACCGTTAACGTGGGGCTTGGAAACCAG TTGATGATTGAGGCATCCGTCTCTCAATCGGCTATTGAACTCGATGACGTCAGCTTCGCGGACGGTCGATGCTA a
- the LOC5516203 gene encoding epithelial discoidin domain-containing receptor 1 encodes MILWHIACHILAFLAVLVFSEALPKDPQLCQSAIGMEDGQIHNSQLKASSSYTILTGPEMGRLNRNEGHGAWCPFQRKSWYPNQDGGPYFDQYYQIHLLDPYRISAIGTQGRSKYSGSEMVKAYYVNYKKPDQKANMWLEYHDWNKKTAKKFVGNLDKVNVTKINRLIPPIMVNTIRIIPEIYPVNQVCMRIELYGCLLTKDLVSYTVTPGNARGPYNMTDLLFDGVITPSLLSSGLGMLTDGKLAASDFRENNGYGWIAWTMKETSTPFIIFQYQKAQVFRSMTIHSNIRTRSSVELFDAVSIEFSQDGMKYDQKLVHRAPDVRTQYQWMNYNVTVDLCLHTAKSVRLEFNYRGEWILISEVAFDHESLGLRPPPTPACLVIPSPTPSGGHVPSTPDKGTVESPKGNRTYDGVPVQESRGELDGGVIAGIVCAILLIAVILIVFFCWWRYKRRRHNQKPSFYHFIRWELKPFNSNSAHRVSRLCEREGSERGFSLKSRREVPAPDPPGYDPTGPIYASIHNLEEAGLDPSELHDKNSNEENGKPARAMSRGKPSIPKNRPPPLPTESTGIPVVEYVRPDIQDEDGPDYAEPQSPLHPEKSPLLSPTKAPKSPSTQSTLASLAPNPPQTSALEDDHYEKPVEKPLSGYSEPIDSLVSNEIFRNPVYEEVYSEPYQGVSGSTLYADPSVTISRQATFKEFPRERLHFKEKIGDGQFGEVHLGEVEGLGQILGEDIKEQRVVVAIKMLKAGVDKNIKQDFFKEVKIMAGVRHENVVRLLGVCKDDPMCMIVEYMENGDLNQFLKQRELASGNSADPNKVTYQALLYMALQLAAGMKYIASHQFVHRDLATRNCLVGHSFTVKIADFGMSRHLYSKHYYRIQGRVILPIRWMAPECILQGKFTSASDVWAFGVTLWEILTLAAEYPYGDLTDEKVIENVQLMFFRPKSDAITFLSRPEICPPDVYAKMRSCWAIEPSARPDFHDIHSFLENRVALSEMTI; translated from the exons ATGATACTATGGCATATAGCCTGTCACATCTTGGCTTTCCTGGCAGTTTTGGTTTTTTCAGAGGCCCTCCCTAAAG atcCTCAATTATGCCAGTCAGCGATTGGTATGGAAGATGGTCAGATTCACAACAGTCAATTAAAAGCATCATCTTCATACACCATACTCACTGGTCCAGAAATGGGTCGGCTGAACAGGAACGAGGGCCATGGGGCGTGGTGCCCCTTCCAGAGAAAGAGCTGGTACCCTAACCAAGATGGAGGACCCTATTTTGACCAGTACTACCAGATCCATTTGCTAGACCCCTATCGGATAAGTGCCATAGGAACGCAGGGACGGTCCAAGTATTCTGGTAGTGAAATGGTCAAAGCTTACTATGTGAATTATAAAAAGCCTGACCAGAAAGCAAATATGTGGCTGGAATACCATGACTGGAACAAGAAAACTGCCAAG AAATTCGTCGGTAACCTGGACAAGGTGAATGTGACCAAGATCAACAGGTTGATCCCCCCTATCATGGTCAACACGATCCGTATCATCCCAGAGATCTACCCCGTAAATCAAGTGTGCATGCGCATTGAGCTGTATGGGTGTCTACTCACGAAAG ACTTGGTGTCTTATACCGTGACGCCCGGTAACGCCCGTGGGCCGTATAACATGACTGACTTATTATTTGATGGCGTCATCACGCCGTCGCTGTTATCGTCTGGACTGGGCATGTTAACGGACGGAAAGCTGGCTGCGTCCGACTTTAG AGAAAACAACGGTTACGGCTGGATCGCGTGGACCATGAAGGAAACCTCCACGCCCTTTATAATCTTCCAGTACCAGAAGGCCCAGGTCTTCCGCTCAATGACCATCCATTCCAACATCCGGACCCGTAGCAGCGTCGAGCTTTTTGATGCAGTTAGTATCGAGTTCAGTCAGGATGGCATGAAGTATGACCAAAAACTTGTCCACCGTGCCCCGGACGTCCGGACACAGTACCAATGGATGAATTATAATGTGACAGTTGATCTATGCCTGCACACCGCCAAGTCCGTCCGCCTTGAGTTTAATTACCGTGGAGAGTGGATTCTGATTAGTGAAGTTGCATTTGATCATG AATCCCTTGGTCTTCGTCCCCCACCGACCCCTGCTTGTTTGGTCATACCCTCCCCGACCCCCTCGGGTGGTCATGTCCCCTCTACGCCAGATAAAGGGACTGTGGAGAGTCCGAAAGGAAACCGGACCTATGATGGAG TTCCGGTTCAAGAGAGTCGTGGGGAGCTCGATGGCGGAGTGATTGCTGGTATTGTGTGCGCCATTCTTCTCATCGCTGTCATACTAATCGTATTCTTCTGCTGGTGGCGATACAAGAGACGCCGACACAACCAGAAGCCATCTTTCTACCACTTTATCCGCTGGGAATTGAAGCCATTCAATTCGAACTCCGCTCACAG GGTGTCGAGGTTATGCGAGAGAGAGGGCAGCGAAAGAGGTTTCTCACTCAAGAGTAGACGCGAAGTTCCCGCCCCcgacccccctgggtacgacCCCACGGGACCCATTTACGCGAGCATTCACAACCTCGAGGAGGCGGGCCTGGATCCAAGTGAGCTGCATGACAAGAACAGCAATGAGGAAAATGGAAAGCCAGCACGAGCGATGAGCCGAGGGAAGCCAAGTATACCGAAAA AcagacccccacccctccctacagAGTCGACTGGCATCCCCGTGGTTGAGTACGTCCGTCCCGACATCCAGGACGAAGACGGACCTGATTACGCCGAGCCTCAATCACCCCTGCACCCTGAGAAGAGCCCCCTCCTGTCCCCCACCAAGGcgccaaagtcaccatcaacTCAGAGCACCCTAGCCTCACTCGCACCCAACCCCCCACAGACCTCGGCACTAGAGGATGACCACTACGAGAAACCAGTCGAGAAGCCGCTGAGCGGGTACTCTGAGCCTATCGATTCGCTTGTATCCAATGAGATATTCCGTAACCCTGTGTACGAGGAGGTCTACTCGGAGCCCTATCAGGGCGTGTCTGGTTCCACCCTGTACGCGGACCCTTCTGTTACAATCAGTAGACAAGCGACGTTTAAGGAGTTCCCGAGAGAGAGGCTTCACTTCAAGGAGAAAATAGGCGATGGTCAATTTGGAGAG GTCCATCTAGGTGAAGTTGAAGGTCTAGGTCAAATCCTAGGTGAGGACATCAAAGAACAGCGCGTAGTTGTCGCCATAAAGATGCTGAAGGCAGGCGTAGATAAGAATATTAAGCAGGACTTCTTTAAGGAGGTTAAGATCATGGCAGGCGTACGGCATGAGAATGTGGTGAGGCTCCTTGGTGTCTGCAAGGATGACCCGATGTGCATGATCGTGGAATATATGGAGAATGGAGACTTGAACCAATTCCTGAAGCAACGAGAGCTCGCCTCAGGGAATAGCGCGGATCCGAATAAG GTGACGTACCAAGCCCTTTTATACATGGCTCTACAGCTAGCGGCCGGGATGAAGTACATCGCGTCCCACCAGTTCGTGCATCGTGACCTGGCCACAAGGAACTGTCTTGTTGGACACTCGTTTACGGTGAAGATCGCAGACTTCGGCATGTCGCGCCACCTGTACTCTAAGCACTACTACCGTATCCAAGGGCGCGTTATTTTACCCATTAGATGGATGGCACCGGAGTGTATTTTGCAAG GTAAGTTCACATCAGCTAGTGACGTATGGGCGTTTGGTGTCACCCTATGGGAGATCCTTACCCTCGCGGCGGAGTACCCCTATGGCGACCTCACCGATGAGAAAGTCATCGAGAACGTGCAGCTCATGTTCTTCCGTCCCAAGTCCGACGCCATCACTTTCCTCTCCCGTCCAGAGATCTGCCCACCGGATGTTTATGCCAAGATGAGGTCGTGCTGGGCCATAGAGCCGTCTGCGAGACCAGACTTTCATGATATTCACTCCTTCCTGGAAAATCGGGTTGCGCTAAGCGAGATGACGATATGA
- the LOC125570089 gene encoding uncharacterized protein LOC125570089 isoform X1 — protein sequence MSANSLAKTMAKSEQQEIDLKAMKTCQLRAGRNGLLAIVIGGAVAFVGLRLAPGGLVKTMHVPVISLGCAALSGWIVSVATTKHCNLEKKSVSPSIPEGISVNTTIADTPNLSVRSKFGDEGFFQEEKR from the exons ATGTCGGCGAACTCACTTGCAAAAACGATGGCGAAATCGGAACAACAAGAGATC GATTTAAAAGCAATGAAGACTTGTCAACTCCGAGCAGGACGGAATGGCCTTTTAGCGATAGTAATTG GTGGTGCTGTTGCTTTTGTCGGCCTAAGGCTTGCTCCTGGAGGACTTGTCAAAACGATGCATGTTCCAGTAATCTCTTTAG GATGTGCAGCATTGAGCGGATGGATTGTCTCTGTGGCTACAACCAAACACTGTAACTTGGAGAAAAAATCAGTTTCCCCCTCCATCCCTGAAG GAATTTCAGTCAATACCACAATTGCAGATACACCCAATCTGTCAGTTAGATCTAAGTTTGGAGATGAAGGTTTCTTCCAGGAGGAAAAgagatga